One part of the Phoenix dactylifera cultivar Barhee BC4 chromosome 4, palm_55x_up_171113_PBpolish2nd_filt_p, whole genome shotgun sequence genome encodes these proteins:
- the LOC103723104 gene encoding septum-promoting GTP-binding protein 1-like isoform X2 translates to MTHFSRTLTRLDHKWARFVHLAVVRRFFRLLWDNLLACSSPGGHARYRRLEGGLSPQLKAVEDVPAAAAGPSDACSDIEVDTDLVPLKISLLGDCHIGKTSFMVKYVGDIEEQRGLQLTGLNLMDKILAVRGARIGFSIWDVGGDRQFLDHVPIACKDAAAILIMFDLTSRCTLNNAINWYQRARKWNKTAIPILIGTKFDDFAQLPLEMQWTIVNQPHEAKLPFYLSGCSIGK, encoded by the exons atgACTCACTTCAGCCGGACGTTGACTCGTCTCGACCATAAGTGGGCTCGCTTCGTCCATCTCGCCGTCGTCCGCCGCTTCTTCCGCCTCCTCTGGGACAACCTCCTCGCATGTTCTTCGCCCGGCGGCCACGCCCGGTACCGGCGGCTAGAGGGCGGCCTCTCGCCGCAGCTCAAGGCGGTCGAGGACGTCCCTGCGGCGGCCGCAGGCCCTTCGGACGCATGCAGCGATATCGAGGTGGATACCGATTTGGTGCCGCTGAAGATTAGCCTCCTCGGCGACTGCCATATCGGAAAAACAAGCTTCatg GTTAAGTATGTGGGAGATATAGAGGAACAGAGGGGGTTACAACTGACAGGGCTGAATCTAATGGATAAAATTTTAGCCGTTAGGGGTGCGAGGATTGGATTTAGTATTTGGGATGTTGGAG GTGATCGTCAGTTTCTTGATCATGTCCCTATAGCTTGTAAAGATGCTGCGGCGATTCTTATTATGTTCGATCTAACCAGCCGTTGCACACTAAATAA cgCTATCAACTGGTATCAACGAGCAAGAAAATGGAATAAG ACGGCAATCCCTATCTTAATAGGAACGAAGTTtgatgactttgctcagcttcCTCTTGAAATGCAATGGACCATAGTGAATCAG CCCCATGAAGCTAAGCTTCCTTTCTACCTGAGTGGTTGCTCTATTGGGAAATAA
- the LOC103723104 gene encoding septum-promoting GTP-binding protein 1-like isoform X1, with protein MTHFSRTLTRLDHKWARFVHLAVVRRFFRLLWDNLLACSSPGGHARYRRLEGGLSPQLKAVEDVPAAAAGPSDACSDIEVDTDLVPLKISLLGDCHIGKTSFMVKYVGDIEEQRGLQLTGLNLMDKILAVRGARIGFSIWDVGGDRQFLDHVPIACKDAAAILIMFDLTSRCTLNNAINWYQRARKWNKTAIPILIGTKFDDFAQLPLEMQWTIVNQARAYARVMKATLFFSSATHNINVNKIFKFVIAKLFNLPWTIERNLTLGEPIIDF; from the exons atgACTCACTTCAGCCGGACGTTGACTCGTCTCGACCATAAGTGGGCTCGCTTCGTCCATCTCGCCGTCGTCCGCCGCTTCTTCCGCCTCCTCTGGGACAACCTCCTCGCATGTTCTTCGCCCGGCGGCCACGCCCGGTACCGGCGGCTAGAGGGCGGCCTCTCGCCGCAGCTCAAGGCGGTCGAGGACGTCCCTGCGGCGGCCGCAGGCCCTTCGGACGCATGCAGCGATATCGAGGTGGATACCGATTTGGTGCCGCTGAAGATTAGCCTCCTCGGCGACTGCCATATCGGAAAAACAAGCTTCatg GTTAAGTATGTGGGAGATATAGAGGAACAGAGGGGGTTACAACTGACAGGGCTGAATCTAATGGATAAAATTTTAGCCGTTAGGGGTGCGAGGATTGGATTTAGTATTTGGGATGTTGGAG GTGATCGTCAGTTTCTTGATCATGTCCCTATAGCTTGTAAAGATGCTGCGGCGATTCTTATTATGTTCGATCTAACCAGCCGTTGCACACTAAATAA cgCTATCAACTGGTATCAACGAGCAAGAAAATGGAATAAG ACGGCAATCCCTATCTTAATAGGAACGAAGTTtgatgactttgctcagcttcCTCTTGAAATGCAATGGACCATAGTGAATCAG GCCAGAGCATATGCAAGAGTGATGAAAGCTACTCTCTTTTTTTCAAGTGCCACTCACAACATAAATGTGAACAAAATTTTCAAGTTCGTAATAGCCAAGCTCTTTAACCTGCCATGGACCATAGAGAGAAATTTGACGCTCGGAGAACCCATCATCGACTTCTAg
- the LOC103697835 gene encoding F-box/FBD/LRR-repeat protein At2g26030-like isoform X2 codes for MAATTKAPALRVRRSRGGGEPLHRRPHLRLLEAVATEREKEESSRLSTAAAAAAIVRNAESTVGDLVQRSVRELDLALALNGKLPRCIFTCKTLSILKLTLNNHLRDMEFPINLSRLETLHLSATTFEGDTLVKLISGCPVLECLKMMFCKFYVLEINSRKLKHLDLLETGSRRARVRVVAPGLKSLDIRSLKAQEISLEHLTSLERADLRNLTFHGETRVFRSLYAVSSLQLNDSALEYIFKEMLFSQSAPTRLQRLKNLKLMTCMSDAPLEAITCLLHQSPNLENLVIEFYKEARFERTFWEEKRPVPDSFFGKLELLGNLKSVEIRHFKSRTSTHELVKFFLSNGKRLEKMLIIPKQG; via the exons ATGGCGGCTACGACCAAGGCTCCGGCTCTCCGGGTCCGTCGCAGCAGAGGTGGAGGAGAACCCCTCCACCGGCGGCCACATCTTCGGCTTCTAGAAGCCGTTGCtacagagagggagaaggaagaatccTCCCGGCTGTCGACGGCTGCGGCCGCGGCAGCGATCGTGCGCAATGCCGAGTCCACAGTCGGAGATCTAG TGCAACGCAGCGTTCGAGAGCTCGATCTCGCGCTCGCCCTCAACGGGAAGCTCCCGCGGTGCATCTTCACTTGCAAAACGCTGTCAATCCTCAAGTTGACACTGAATAATCACCTCAGAGATATGGAGTTCCCAATTAATCTCTCCAGGCTGGAAACCTTGCACCTCTCGGCCACCACTTTCGAAGGCGACACCTTGGTAAAATTAATCTCCGGATGCCCGGTTCTCGAGTGCTTGAAGATGATGTTCTGTAAGTTTTATGTGCTGGAGATCAATTCTAGGAAACTCAAGCATTTAGATCTTTTGGAGACTGGTTCCCGTCGTGCTAGAGTTCGAGTTGTTGCTCCGGGCCTGAAGTCTTTGGACATTCGGAGTTTGAAAGCACAGGAAATTTCTCTGGAGCATTTGACATCCCTGGAGAGAGCAGATCTTCGCAATCTTACTTTTCATGGTGAAACAAGGGTCTTTAGAAGCCTATATGCTGTATCAAGTCTCCAGTTAAATGATTCGGCTTTGGAG TATATTTTCAAAGAGATGCTTTTCTCACAAAGTGCTCCAACAAGACTTCAAAGGCTAAAGAATTTGAAGCTGATGACATGTATGAGCGATGCCCCCTTGGAAGCAATTACTTGTTTACTCCACCAATCACCTAATCTTGAAAATCTAGTAATTGAATTTTATAAG GAAGCTAGATTCGAAAGAACATTTTGGGAGGAGAAAAGGCCAGTCCCGGATAGTTTCTTTGGTAAGCTTGAGTTATTGGGTAACCTGAAGTCAGTTGAAATTCGTCACTTCAAAAGCAGGACGAGCACTCATGAACTTGTGAAGTTTTTCCTCTCAAATGGAAAGAGGTTAGAGAAAATGCTCATAATTCCCAAGCAAGGGTAG
- the LOC103697834 gene encoding sigma intracellular receptor 2-like: MGLISGLVDAVVVLFSAVLAVAVPLIDAQTVLPGSLFPAPLVGLKQWYGEEYGDYLMAEKPHFFVGLVWVEIAFLWPLSLANIYGILARRRWSATTSLMAGISTATSMAALMAELKLSGKASDRLIQTYSLFWVFALFATLRGLILRPRRASTSQPPFARRKRA; the protein is encoded by the exons ATGGGGCTGATCTCGGGGCTCGTCGACGCCGTGGTGGTGCTGTTCTCGGCGGTGCTGGCGGTGGCGGTGCCGCTGATCGACGCACAGACCGTCCTCCCCGGCTCCCTCTTCCCGGCGCCCCTGGTGGGGCTCAAGCAGTGGTACGGCGAGGAGTACGGCGACTACCTCATGGCCGAGAAGCCTCACTTCTTCGTTGGCCTTGTCTGGGTCGAGATCGCCTTCCTCTGGCCACTGTCCCTCGCCAACATCTATGGCATCCTCGCCCGCCGCCGCTGGTCCGCCACCACCTCCCTCATGGCCGGCATCTCCACCGCCACCTCCATG GCTGCTCTGATGGCAGAGCTGAAGCTTTCAGGCAAGGCATCAGACAGGTTAATTCAAACGTATTCTCTGTTTTGGGTTTTTGCCCTCTTTGCAACCTTACGAGGACTTATCTTGCGCCCTCGCCGCGCAAGCACCTCTCAACCCCCCTTTGCTCGAAGGAAGAGAGCTTAA
- the LOC103697835 gene encoding F-box/LRR-repeat protein 25-like isoform X1, translated as MAADRISELPDPILHHILSYLPTKLVVKTSILSKRWRYLWASCSHVHIGIDDFPSITSFERFTEAVLLCRDASSAIQTFHLCWDRDYDQFHADIWIYHAVQRSVRELDLALALNGKLPRCIFTCKTLSILKLTLNNHLRDMEFPINLSRLETLHLSATTFEGDTLVKLISGCPVLECLKMMFCKFYVLEINSRKLKHLDLLETGSRRARVRVVAPGLKSLDIRSLKAQEISLEHLTSLERADLRNLTFHGETRVFRSLYAVSSLQLNDSALEYIFKEMLFSQSAPTRLQRLKNLKLMTCMSDAPLEAITCLLHQSPNLENLVIEFYKEARFERTFWEEKRPVPDSFFGKLELLGNLKSVEIRHFKSRTSTHELVKFFLSNGKRLEKMLIIPKQG; from the exons ATGGCTGCAGACCGAATTAGCGAACTCCCTGATCCCATCCTTCACCACATTCTCTCCTATTTGCCCACCAAACTTGTCGTGAAGACTAGCATCCTGTCAAAAAGATGGAGATATCTATGGGCTTCCTGTTCCCACGTCCATATCGGCATTGATGATTTCCCCAGCATCACCAGCTTCGAGCGTTTTACCGAAGCTGTGCTGCTCTGCCGTGATGCATCGTCAGCCATCCAAACCTTCCATCTCTGCTGGGACCGAGACTACGACCAATTCCATGCTGATATATGGATCTACCATGCAGTGCAACGCAGCGTTCGAGAGCTCGATCTCGCGCTCGCCCTCAACGGGAAGCTCCCGCGGTGCATCTTCACTTGCAAAACGCTGTCAATCCTCAAGTTGACACTGAATAATCACCTCAGAGATATGGAGTTCCCAATTAATCTCTCCAGGCTGGAAACCTTGCACCTCTCGGCCACCACTTTCGAAGGCGACACCTTGGTAAAATTAATCTCCGGATGCCCGGTTCTCGAGTGCTTGAAGATGATGTTCTGTAAGTTTTATGTGCTGGAGATCAATTCTAGGAAACTCAAGCATTTAGATCTTTTGGAGACTGGTTCCCGTCGTGCTAGAGTTCGAGTTGTTGCTCCGGGCCTGAAGTCTTTGGACATTCGGAGTTTGAAAGCACAGGAAATTTCTCTGGAGCATTTGACATCCCTGGAGAGAGCAGATCTTCGCAATCTTACTTTTCATGGTGAAACAAGGGTCTTTAGAAGCCTATATGCTGTATCAAGTCTCCAGTTAAATGATTCGGCTTTGGAG TATATTTTCAAAGAGATGCTTTTCTCACAAAGTGCTCCAACAAGACTTCAAAGGCTAAAGAATTTGAAGCTGATGACATGTATGAGCGATGCCCCCTTGGAAGCAATTACTTGTTTACTCCACCAATCACCTAATCTTGAAAATCTAGTAATTGAATTTTATAAG GAAGCTAGATTCGAAAGAACATTTTGGGAGGAGAAAAGGCCAGTCCCGGATAGTTTCTTTGGTAAGCTTGAGTTATTGGGTAACCTGAAGTCAGTTGAAATTCGTCACTTCAAAAGCAGGACGAGCACTCATGAACTTGTGAAGTTTTTCCTCTCAAATGGAAAGAGGTTAGAGAAAATGCTCATAATTCCCAAGCAAGGGTAG